GCCTGCATGCCTACCCCGTCAATCCGGATGCCTCTTGCTTTCATGTCTTTTACCATTTTGATAACGGCGGCTACTTTCCCCGGATACCATTCGTTATAGTCATTATAGTACAGTTCCGCATCAGGATCCGCCTCATGGGCATACCGGAAAGCCAACGGAATAAAATCCTCGCCCAGAATCTCGTAGAATTTGCTTTTTCTGTATGACCCGTCTTCCATAATGGCTTCGTTTACCACATCCCATCCTTTTACTCTTCCTTTGTAACGGGAAACTACAGTGGTAATATGGTTTTTCATTCTTTGTTTAAGCACCTCCGGCGAAACATCTTTTCCGTCTTTATCAACGAAAAACCATTTCGGCAGCTGTGAATGCCAGATCAGCGTATGCCCGATGATAAACATATTGTTCTTCTCACCGAAAGCCACGAAGGCATCGGCATCATCAAAAAAGAATTTATTCTCCTCCGGCTGCAGGAACATGGATTTCATGCAGTTTTCCGCTACAATGGAACTGAACTGTTTCCTGATGATCTCTACGGATTTACGGTCTTTACCATAAATCTGCGGCAGGCTCATGGCTGTCCCGATATAGAATTTATTTTTGAATATGTTTTTCAGGGTGATGTCAGAACTTGCCGTGCCGGTTGTTCTGCACGAGACTGTCAAGGTTAAAATCCCTAATAATGCTGCTATCTTTTTCATAAGATTTTTATTTTTCATTTGGCTTTGGACGAAAATTGTATGATTTTCAATCAGCCTTGTCAATAAGTTTTGGACCTTGACAAGGCTGATGCAGCCCGGCTTGAACGGAGCTCTTTTTGTGAAGCGGAGCGGAATAAAAAAGCGGGAGTGGAAGACGGACCAGCTGCCCAAATTCTTAGCAGCTCATTAATCTTTTGCTTTTCTCCTTTCTTTGAGATCATGCTCGATTTCGATTTCTTTTTTCTTGTTGATTTCATAGAACATCAGCAGTCCGCAGGCTGAAAAGAACGGAATGGCCGGAAATACACTGACCAGCATTTTTGCACCTTCGGAAACGGTGTCCGGTTGTAAAACATTTACGGCTCCTTCCGAGGAAATATAGCCGTACCGGCCAATAATATAAGCGACTAATGAACTGCCGATGCTTAAACCGACTTTTAACCCAACCATCATTGCCGAAAAAATAATGGCAGTTGCCCTCCGGTTGTTTTTCCACTCGGAATAATCAGCAACATCAGCAATCATCGCCCAGAGTAGAGGCGTTCCGATTCCGTAAAAAAAGCCATGTAAAATTTGTGACAGGAACATCAATCCAACCGATTTCGGCGGATAGAATATGAATGCCAGTACAAACAGTGTTGAAATAAACAGTGAAGCGATAAATGTATCTCTTTTGCCATATTTATCTGCAAATTTTTTGGAGAATGTAATCCCGACAATCATCATGATGATTCCACCTGCATTGAAGAGCCCGAAGCCTGCTGAACGCGGATCTTCGCCAAAGAAATTCATCCCGACGGAATTAAATAATCCGGTAATCGGCGATATAAACTGCTGAAGAGCAGATTCATCTACATAATTATTAAAATAGTATACATAGGAACCGCCTTTCATTGCCAGGGTAATGAAAATCAATGCCGTAACCACCAACATGATAATCCAGGGTTTGTTTTTCCTTAAATCTTTTAGATCAGCTCCCAAAGTAGATTCCTGCTCCGGTTTCGGGATCACTCTTTCTTTGGTTGTGAAAAATGTTATCAGCAGCATCAGGGTCCCTATAACGGCCAGCCAGGTCATTACCGTTTCAATACCCGCTGCTTTATCCCCGTTTCCTACGGATAAAATAATCGGGAGCATGAATACCTGTACAAAAAACTGCGCAAACATCACGGCGACAAAACGGTAGGATGAAATGCTGTTCCTTTCCCCCATATCACCTGTTATTACGCCGCTCAATGCGGCATACGGTAAATTATTGGCTGCATACAGCAACAGCAACAGTGAATAGGTTGCCGCCGCATAGATCATTTTTCCTTTATAAGAAAACCCGGGCGTGCTGAAAGCCAGCAGGGCGGCAATTCCCAACGGAACTGCTGTAAACAGGATCCACGGACGGAATTTCCCCCATTTGGTGCGGGTACGGTCTGCCAGTGCCCCGATGACCGGGTTGAACCCGAATCCCGCAATCAGACCTACAATAAGGGTAATGATGGAGGCATCTTCAGGTTTAAGCCCGTAAATATCGGTATAAAAATAAGCGAGGTAGGTCACCAGGGTCTGAAAAACAAGATTGGCAGCAAGATCGCCTAAGCTATAGCCTATTTTTTCCGCTACTGATATTTTTTGTGGCTGATTGTTCATATGAAATAAGATATTTGAGGACAGGAAGGCGGATTATGGACTAAGATCCGCGTGTCCTTGTTTTTTTATGGGTTGAGTTTGATAATTATTCTGTGGTAAACGGTGAAGCAGGAATCCCGCTCTTGTTGGTGAGGTTCCCATCCGGGTTATCTGCCCAGTCATACCGTACGGCAACCGGATTGCTGATGCGGTCATTCCAAACCATGACTGTATTTCCTTCAATTTTTGCTTTTGCCCATTCATATATTCCATCTCTACTTTTGACAGCGAAACCTTTCAGTTCTGAAACCGGGGCCAGATGATCCGTTCCGGATTTAAAGGAAAGGATAATTGTATTGCCTTCTTTTTTCATGGATTGGTAAACGGGCCCGTCTGCGATGATGTTTTTTTTACCGGCAATTTTGAATGCCTGCAAAGCAAGCCGTTTGCCTATGGTTTCTTTGTTTAAAGGATGAATATCATTCCATTCTCCTGCATCGATGCTTACGGCGAGCCCTGTATTGGGAATGGTTAATGAAACGGTACGCTGCTGGTTTCTCAGTTCGGCCCACTTGCTTTCAGCGGGCTGGCTTTTCGGCTCCATAAAATTGGCGAGCTGAACAATAAGGAACGGTGCTTCTTTTTCATTCCATTTTGAACGCCAGTCAGTGATCATCGTGGTCAGCAAATCTCCGTATTCTTGAGGTTTTGAAGTATTGCTTTCTCCCTGGTACCAGAGGAAGCCTTTAACTTTGTAATTAACCAGCGGGCTGATCATGGCATTGTACAGCCCTGTAGGTTTCCAGCGGATAAAAGTCTGGCCCGGGGCCGCCTTCCCCATTTTGTTACCGATTTTGTATTTCCATTCGCCTTTCAGGTCAATTTTCTGTCCTCCGGTTTCCAGATAATAGGGCTTATCAGCAATAAACTGCCCTTTTCCGCTTCCGTTGGTAATCCTCACGGCAATGACATTTTTGCCTTCTTTTAAAACACCTGCCGGAATATCGTACCACCGCGGCGGATATTCATAGGTTACATTCCCCACCTTTATGCCGTTAATGTAAGTAACGTCCGCATCTTTAATTCTTCCCAGGTTTAAGAATGCCGGCCGGCCGGCTGAACCTTTCGGCAATGTGATTTCTTTTCTAAGCCAAACGGATCCGTCGAATGAACCTTCCCGGTCTTCCCAAGATCCAGGAACCGTTATGGTTTTCCATCCGGAATCATCAAGATCAAAGTTTTCCCAATGTTGATTCAAGCCGGAATCTGTCCGGTCAAGTTCGGTATACCATGCTTTGCTTAAGGCCTGCTCATCAGATTCTGTTGATTTAATTAATTCATCGTCCTGCCATTTTTGGGCTTCCTCCAGATATTCAGGATATTTTTTCAGGGAATTTCCGTCCATCCATGCCTGTACCGGGGAACCTCCCAGGCTGGTATGGATAATGCCTACCGGAATTTTATTTTTCTCGTTCAGTTCTTTGGCAAAGAAATAGGCAACGCCCGAAAAGTTAAGAATGGTCTGCGGATCCGTGGCTTCCCATTTCCCTCCGTCCAGTTCAGTCTGCGGGGCTTTAAAATTATACTTCTGCGGAACCGTGAAAAACCGGATATTTTGGTTACCTGCATTTTTGATTTCGTTTGCGTACAATGGCTTTAGCCGGCGCATCGGAAGCTCCATATTGGACTGTCCGGAAGCTACCCAGACATCGCCTATCAGGATATTTTTAAGGGTAATTTCATTAACCGTCATCACAAAGGGACCGCCTGCTTTAAGCTCAGGGAGCATAATATCCCAGTTCCCATTTTTATCGGCAACGGCGGTATAGGACTTATTCAGAAATGCGACACTCACTTTCTCTCCCGGATCCGCGTAACCCCAGATTTTCAGTTTTTGATTCCTCTGGAGAACCATGCCGTCCGAAACGAGAGCCGGAAGTTTTATTTTGGCTTCAGTAAAAGAAATGGCGAAGATGGCGGTGAGCAGAAATAAAATCCTGTATTTATATATTTTCATGGGATAACCGGTTGTTTTTAATTTTATTTGAGTGGATTTTTTAAAAATTTTCAGTCAGTAAACAGTATTCATCATAAAAAGGCGACCGCTGTTAATTTATTATGATTTTACTGATTCCTATATTTTTTAAAAATAAAAGAAAGTATCAATATACAAAAGCAATTTGAGGCTGCTGCCTTTCTGTAAGATATATCTGACATGATAAAAAGTCCGTCAATACGAATAAAACCATCTGCCTTATCATAAAAAGTAAGAATATCAAAAAGAAGATATTCTTACTTTTTATACGGTACAATGGGCTGTTATCAAACCATTCATGAAAGCACCAGGATGATCAGCTGCTGTTTTAATGAATGCTTATCGTATTTTCAATAATATCCACAAAAACAAACTTTATGATAAGCTGTTTTTAATAGTAAAAAACTTTAACATAATTTTAACATTAAATTAATATGGATGTAAATTATTTTATGATGAAATCCCATTAATTCACATGATAATAATCCCCTGAAATGCT
The sequence above is a segment of the Chryseobacterium sp. JJR-5R genome. Coding sequences within it:
- a CDS encoding MFS transporter; protein product: MNNQPQKISVAEKIGYSLGDLAANLVFQTLVTYLAYFYTDIYGLKPEDASIITLIVGLIAGFGFNPVIGALADRTRTKWGKFRPWILFTAVPLGIAALLAFSTPGFSYKGKMIYAAATYSLLLLLYAANNLPYAALSGVITGDMGERNSISSYRFVAVMFAQFFVQVFMLPIILSVGNGDKAAGIETVMTWLAVIGTLMLLITFFTTKERVIPKPEQESTLGADLKDLRKNKPWIIMLVVTALIFITLAMKGGSYVYYFNNYVDESALQQFISPITGLFNSVGMNFFGEDPRSAGFGLFNAGGIIMMIVGITFSKKFADKYGKRDTFIASLFISTLFVLAFIFYPPKSVGLMFLSQILHGFFYGIGTPLLWAMIADVADYSEWKNNRRATAIIFSAMMVGLKVGLSIGSSLVAYIIGRYGYISSEGAVNVLQPDTVSEGAKMLVSVFPAIPFFSACGLLMFYEINKKKEIEIEHDLKERRKAKD
- a CDS encoding sialate O-acetylesterase, translated to MKIYKYRILFLLTAIFAISFTEAKIKLPALVSDGMVLQRNQKLKIWGYADPGEKVSVAFLNKSYTAVADKNGNWDIMLPELKAGGPFVMTVNEITLKNILIGDVWVASGQSNMELPMRRLKPLYANEIKNAGNQNIRFFTVPQKYNFKAPQTELDGGKWEATDPQTILNFSGVAYFFAKELNEKNKIPVGIIHTSLGGSPVQAWMDGNSLKKYPEYLEEAQKWQDDELIKSTESDEQALSKAWYTELDRTDSGLNQHWENFDLDDSGWKTITVPGSWEDREGSFDGSVWLRKEITLPKGSAGRPAFLNLGRIKDADVTYINGIKVGNVTYEYPPRWYDIPAGVLKEGKNVIAVRITNGSGKGQFIADKPYYLETGGQKIDLKGEWKYKIGNKMGKAAPGQTFIRWKPTGLYNAMISPLVNYKVKGFLWYQGESNTSKPQEYGDLLTTMITDWRSKWNEKEAPFLIVQLANFMEPKSQPAESKWAELRNQQRTVSLTIPNTGLAVSIDAGEWNDIHPLNKETIGKRLALQAFKIAGKKNIIADGPVYQSMKKEGNTIILSFKSGTDHLAPVSELKGFAVKSRDGIYEWAKAKIEGNTVMVWNDRISNPVAVRYDWADNPDGNLTNKSGIPASPFTTE
- a CDS encoding endo-1,4-beta-xylanase; this encodes MKKIAALLGILTLTVSCRTTGTASSDITLKNIFKNKFYIGTAMSLPQIYGKDRKSVEIIRKQFSSIVAENCMKSMFLQPEENKFFFDDADAFVAFGEKNNMFIIGHTLIWHSQLPKWFFVDKDGKDVSPEVLKQRMKNHITTVVSRYKGRVKGWDVVNEAIMEDGSYRKSKFYEILGEDFIPLAFRYAHEADPDAELYYNDYNEWYPGKVAAVIKMVKDMKARGIRIDGVGMQAHVGLDTPSIEEYEKAISAYAQSGVKINITELDISALPSPWGTSANVSDKIAYDEKMNPYRNGLPADVQANWENRYQDFFRLFLKHKNSIRRVTLWGVTDSQSWKNDFPIKGRTDYPLLFDRRYNTKPVVGKIIRLTETK